A segment of the Polyodon spathula isolate WHYD16114869_AA chromosome 17, ASM1765450v1, whole genome shotgun sequence genome:
ACCCCAGTGACAGAGACTTAGCCTTGAATATGTTGTAAACATTGCTTTGTTCCTTCTGTTGATGTACAACGCAATCCACCTTTTTAGCTATTGTGCGATTTTTGCCTTTCAGAACAATCAATGCTCTTTGTGAATCGCAAAGGATCATCGCTGTTGTCCAAGAATCGGTGTCGGCTGGTCTCCAGTTTCAACAGCTCCAGGcaagaatatgtttttatttgtttttcacaaatgtgTTTCAGTTAACTGCACATCTGCTATCTCATTGTCCGGGCAGCAGTGGCAACTCCAGGATTCTGGAAGAGGGGAGGCAAAGGGGTTGCAGACAGATGGGCTTGGGTTACAGaggttttttttaaccataacCCTGTCCCAGCACAAACACAAGAAGAATGTCGCACACACGCACAATATCGTGAAAGAAACAGGTGGAAATTATTCAGGGAAAAAAACACTAGCCTGGATGTTTACTTGACAAATAAATATTGCTGTATGAAATGTAGCTCTATTGCTTACTGTAATGTGTGCAATAAACTCTAATATCAATGCaatatggtaaacttttaaaatagtttcactTTACAGATAACAGATTACCAGAGCGTCTCTAAATGTACTGCAATCTGAAGTAGAACATTATCCAGCCAtgcctttcttttattttaatttttttatttatttttatttagtaatcaccaattattttttattattttcttccaatttggcatatccagttatttttaggatcagctcaccgctaccacccccgcgctgactcgggagcggtgaagatgaacacacattgtcctccgaagcgtgtgccgtcagccaactgcTTTTTAGCACACTGCAGACTCGCCgtgcagccacttcagagctacagcgtcggaggacaacgcagctctgggcagcttacaggtaagCCCTCAGGTggccagccagactacaggggtcgctggtgcgcggtgagccgaggacaccccgGGACACGTTCTTGTTCTCGTGTATTATCGCCCAGTAACTGAAGACATGGTATTCTGGTAGatgtagtttttagtggatatttTAGGGGAGGCGGACAAATTTCAGGGGTGATGTTTTCAGGAACAACTCGAACAAATTATCATGCTCTACTTGGATCAATCAAACCTGTATCTAGTTAACTGAACTGTTCAACAAATAAACCTTCATGTTCGCTGTGATCTCCAGACCTACCTGAGTCTTATTTTCAATAGTCTTTACTCAAAAGCTCTCAAAATTACATCAATCAAAGGTCTATTCAAAATTTATGGAGCAGAAGCATATCAGTGATCACCATGGCAAAAGAAGTGTGTTGTTATTTTGGGatacaagtttgttttgttttttgcttattgTTTGGAGGTCTATTAGACATGTGCAAGAAGCTGAAGCTAGAATGTGGCAACCATACCGAATTGTGGAAACCATACTGAATTGCATTTAAGGCACATTCGAGAATGATCCCAAACCCTCATTATTGGGGTCTGTACAGTTGACTGCTTTGGGTTCCAGGATAAGATTGTGTGTCTTATGTTATAGCATCATATGTGAAAAAGGTCTGAgttgaaacattttattatacagaaaGAAATCACACCAGTTGAACAGAACAATACACTTCCCATTCCAATGCATTGACTGAATTATATTCGATTGGAAACTGTGCCTAAGGGAAGGGCACATTGATATTATTGTTTAACACAATATGATATTGCAAGAGTTGCCCCATGGCAGCAATTCCCACAGAACCTGgccacatctttttttttttaattataaaagaacaaacaaagcattttattaACACTTTTGACAGCTACAAAGGTGACATAGTCCACACCTCTccaataaacacagcaaaaaaaaaaaaaaaaaaacacacacacactttacatgaCTTTGAGGCACAAAGCAAAgaagcaacctttttttttttgtgaaacagttCTGAAAACAATCCTCACGCCGTCACAATGCAACTGCACGAGGGGGTAGGGGGATCTCCAACCACTAGCACTAATacattccaaaaaaataaaaaaaataaaacacccattCAAATAAGATTACTTAGAACATACAGAACACTAACAGAATGTTTGACTTGAGTCTTGGGAACCATCCATTCATAGCCCCGCAGTGTCATTTACCCAAAGGCTTGAATAGACTGCGGactattttttaattatgattattattattttaaacacaacccTCGAAACATCATCATAAAGCTACGTTGTTACATATATTTCAGAAGATGGGGTGACACCAACCATTAACATGGGTTTATTGCTTGGTACACCAAAAGCTGCAAGtctgttaaatacagtatgaaaacaGGTACTGAAGCTAAAGTGATATTTTCCGATGGTCCTCCTAGAATCCTACTCTTGATGTTACCTTTGGTTTGTTGTGCAACCTGGTGATAGTAAGTGCTTGGCTCACTAAATTATTGACCGATATGCCTTCAGTGGAAGTCAAAATGATGAACCTATATGTCAGTGTTGTTCGAGGCCTCCAAAGCTAAACGTGTGTGTAAACATAGCGTCTTTTACGAAAGTGTGCTTTATAAATCTGAGTAAAATCTTTTAATTCACATTGTTCGCCGTACTCCTCCCAACACTCTTGGGCAGGAGTACCCGTTCTGTTATCTACATTTTGATCACTGTAAACACACAAATATGAAGGACCTGTTTGGCAGACAAATCCCTGACACAGTTGTAGACCATGACGCTCCGTAGAAAACTAAATCGTGTTTTTTTGCCGTCTACGACATGTaaaacacagcacagaggaaGGCCAAGACATTGCTAATAAgtgtattaaataatacattttaaaaaggctttgttttttttcttcgtttGATACTAAAACGGTCAGTGGTATAACGGGATATTGGCTCATACAGTGAGGATGAGTTGCCAATTACAGTCTTTCTACCACGGGTAAGCCTAAATAGAGGTGATAATGTGTCACAATTTTATACAGATTGCACTTAaattaatatattcatttataaatTACAACCGCCGCTTTGATatgtgtttacatatatatatatatatatatatatatatatatatatatatatatatatattaaaattttttttttttttttttacaccacttTTTTTGTGCAAACAACCACAATGGAATTTCGTCACGAACACTACAAAAGAAAATCAGCTGTATCCTGTTTCTGTTATGAGTAGTCCTCCTCTTGCTTGTAACGGTGAGCATCTTGTCCTTCTTGCACATACTCCTCTTTCTTTTCCCAGCCGTCAGGCCACCCTCCATTAAGCTGAGTTGTAGCACCGTAGGTCCTGGCCATCCCCAGGTTGCTGTAGCCCTGAGTAATGTCCCCAGTCTCTTCCGCCAGCTCGTCCTCATTGATGAAGCCGCACTTCTCCTCGCTCGTTAGCTCGGGGTCTGCCCACGACTGCTTGTCTCCCGAAGCGAAGATCCCGTAGAAGATGACTCCCCCATAGTGGACCAGCGCAGCAATTAAGAAGACGTACTGCCACTCCTCTCGAGTCTGTGGACAAGAACACAAGTTTATTATCAAGCCATGGTTCACCCGACATCTCCCGGCAGAAACTTCACATGCATAAAATTAGCAAACCAACTCCTGGGTTTCAAGTGTACCGATAGAACAGAAGTTGTGTGACTTCTGTGGTGAACTTAGTGCTGGTCCTCTAGTCTAAAGTTCATCACTTCTCAAAAATAGCAACTTGATGAAGGTTGCAGGTGGCTTGCAGTTTGAATTGGCTCAATaacattttgtttgatatttaaacTGGAAGCATTTTAAATATCAGCTTTTATGAAGGTGATTGTCACAGTGTGCATGCATCCTATATCATTGTCTATTAGTCTAGTGAGCACCTTGCATTCTTCATTGGTAGAAACGGTATGGTACCTTGTGCTTCGTCATTGCCCCGACTATCAGTGGGCACACCATTCCTGACAGCGTTCCCACTCCATTCGAGATGCCCATCAGGATGCTGGCATATCGTGGAGCGATGTCCAAGTGGTTGACATTGAATCCTATGGAAGGAAAAGGAAAATAACCACTGGCACCATGCTTCTCTGGATACATGGATTTGGGATTACCTGTATGGTTCTGGTTTGAACAGAAGTAGTTCACACTTGGAAGAATCTTTATGGTTAGGGTCATTTTTAAACAGATAACCTTGAGGAAGCCTTGGCATGATAAGGTGCAATATAAATCAATACTAAATTGAgtaaaagtgtgtgtttgtttatactTGACAAGACTGAGGACCATGTTTTGATGCAATGTTTAATAAGAGTAGTAAAAGTGTATTTGTGAgtaactagtaagaaacaactacATCTACTGTCCTAATTTCTGAGCAGCGTCTTGCTGTTTTTTATatcttttcaattattatttgttctacaaaaaaaaatgttgttgcctttgtgcttgcttgAAATAAAATACCCTGAAATCCTCCTCTGTGCTTTCTCAGAAAAGCAGCCAATGCTTCCCACGAAGACCCTTTTAACTCACTGGGTCTGTGGTACCTGAGTGGTGCTGCTTTAAATTATTAAAGATGTGAAGGCGGCCAACAATAGGCAGTGACTGTAATGGGGTTCTCTCAAGGGTGTGAAAATCGAACATGCACTGAAGCACATTACAATGCGGTACAAAGAATTCTCACTGGAGTactcagtttatatatatatatatatatatatataatatatatatatatataatatatatatatcatataatatcaAGTTGTAAAAGGGAATcacaaattgtgtttaaaacataCCGTTGTTACAGTGTGTTACAGTACGGACACCACCAAATTATTGAATGTTGACATGGAAGATTTTGTTAAAGTCCCCTTTCTTTTCATTGCCCCCTCACCAATGACCCATAGCCTTGTTGCAATGGCATTAACCTTCATTGCAATTAATGGCTCTGCAAACACTGGTATAAGCACAGCTGGTGATAAAGAAATTAGCAGGAAAGGGCTTCTTACCTGATATAGCAAACCCACTGAAGCCCACTGCAAGGACCAGGAATGAAATGGCAATGCCTTTACTGTGAGAGTATCCCACCACGAGAAGAAACGTTGCTTCCAATCCAAAACCTGCAGgccattaaaaacattttattagaaCCGTGGAAAACATGGACTTTAGGATGAGCATGTTGGTGTTTCCCGTGGGATCATCTAGTCTGACAGGAAGGCGGTAACTAATCTGTACTTAACACTTTTATCTCTGCATCTTCCAAAGATTACACTGTGGCAATGGTGTTAACCTTTTTAAGGTAGAAGGGACAtttgtgtcccacaaataaaaattatgctaacttttttttatttttgcaatgagatgGTGCACAAAACAGgggtttaaaatatactgtttcCTGCTAGTGACACTTGAGTCACTCGaatgttttttaagaaaaaaacatttgaacaacaagcgctcaattccttgtgtacctgaagGGGTTAATTGAGTGGCCTTGTAGCATTATTTGGTGAGGTGTGTTGCTGTATGTGACTGTGACATAGGCATTACCTCCGCAGTTCATGATCTTCCTTACGGTGGTGGTTGAAACGATGTTCTTGGTTCTGAGGTAGTCTGCAATCTGTCCTCCGATGGGCACAATAATTGTCATAACGAGATGTGGCAGAGCTGAGAGCATGCCAACCTTaaacagtgaaacaaaaacaagtgaTCACACAGAAAAGATGAAAGTGGGGTTTCCATTGCTGGATAAAACTCAGCGGAGAGGAGCTTGGATTTCAACCGGGACGGACGACAGAAAGGGAAAATGTTTAACACAGCATTTCATCTTGCAGCAAGTGTCTGTCTTGTTCTAAAGCCttacccccgccccccccccccccccccccccccccacccccccccccccccccccccccttcccccccccccatcagtcTGTGCATGTCACAGGTAAAGAACGGATCCAAATAGATTTATAACATTCACCTCTGTGCTAATTCACATTCTCTCCAATGGGGTATTTTATGCATAACTGCAGAACACAGCAAATAGGCTGTGCATTAGCATTTAAGAGACACAAGTATGTAATTACAGAAAGTTCTGATACACATAAATCTTAAAAGATGCAAATCACAGCGGCAGAGCTGTAGCTCAGATGGCAGATTAAACACTTCCCTGTGGTGCTCTGTACTGACAGGTCACAACTAATGAATGCAAATGCAAACAGAACGAGAGCCCCAGACACAGCCTGGCTCAGCTGCTTCAATGGTCATGAGTGCAAAcggaaaataaattaaagtgcAAATAAAAAGGGCATATCCTTCATTTACATCTCGGGATGCGTCACATGTGAATTGAATGTGTGCAtccttttattcatttttcagcCAATAAATGTACATGCCAATATATGATTTACACCACCACGTGTTGCAAACAGGTGACTACATGATTcaatataatgaatatatatatatatatatatatatatatatatatatatatatatatatataaatatataaaactgctaacgtttgtcactgaattttagtttattttagtatttctaaatgttatgTTCAGGTAAGATTGTGTAATTACACTGAAACTGTTGGTACAGTGCTGTAACCCGAATTAGTTCAATAGCCTAACAATACAAAAATTATTGGAATACcaaatacattgtaacattgtctGTCAAATCAACAAATAATGAGGGCACACTGCATTCATCTGTTCATTATATTGATCTCACTTCGTGATCCCTGCTTCCTTTAACTGCTGGCCAGCTTTGCTTTCCCAACACGTACCTTACTGATTTCGAACCCAAAGACCTCCTCGAAGTAGGCAGGCTGACTGATTAGCAGCAAGTAGAAAGTCCAGCTTCGACAGAAGTTTGCAACAATGATTGCATAGACAGGCATGGAAGTAAAGAACTTCCTCCACGGGGTCTTGTACTTCTGAAATGAAatgggaataataataaaatgttacctTGATCAAGGCATGGAGACACATCAATGCCAGTGTTGTGCCAGCCAGGAATCTCTAGCTTTCCTTTGTTTAATGGAAACAGTCAGTACAGtccagaaagacaaacagcaAGCAACATGACAGGCAGCAAGTGTGATGAGAAGTACAGCCTGGTACgttgaggaagtgcaggctctagtttctctgtgggaagacagaagtgttcaggaagatctggagtcgtgcGTCAGAATTGAGAAAGTTTATGTCCGAATTTCTAACGATTTGAGGCAaacaacacactcaaaaacacaaaattctaccaaatttctcatccttatcctttattatattaatataaagaaataaaaatgaaatacaaacattcaaaacttatttacaaaaatacagtcaaataAAATCTAGCTTTACCATGCATACAACTACAGCTCTTGTTTAGTCTGCAtagcttctttttttaagcacccaaacaaaaaacaactagaaaaaatacaaactatcCTTAAaggggatatctttggcaaatcatatttttaaaaccttttttttcgccttcaacagaactaatttaaCTTTATTAAGTTGATGTAATCAGTAAATTGTGTTGATTATAAAtacattcctaaatatatttacaaaatacagcgACAGCTGTGccattggtctattcatttttgaacaccatttgtttgcacatcttttggcaagctgaattaattaataacaataattaataataactgtCTTTTGTTGCGTGTGATGTGAGTAGCACTGCTCAGCTCTGCAGTCCacaaacaacccaggctccccttaatCACACCGCAAGGGCTCggtgtacagtggaaaagaggcattatATACTGTAGCTGGTGCCTTCTTGTATGATCTGCTTATGCAGTTCACAGCTATTCAGAGTGCAATGTGTATATCTTGCAATTATCAAAGTGTTCAGATGCCATGAGGGGAAAGGGTTCCTTTGTGCTTGTAAATGACTTCTTGGATGGGGGGGATGCTTCAGCTCAATCTGTTTGGGAAATTGCAGTCTTGCACTGTGTCAATGCACCTAATGACATTTAAGATATTTGTGTAAATGAATCCCCTGCTGGTTTGCATTGTTGTGACAGAACTGACACAACCAGAACTCCATCAATCAACCAATTAACACctgaaaagcagcagcagcagcaggatagTTTTCCTTTTCTAAGCACACCGAGTTTAATGTGTGGCTGTTTCCACCCGTCCTACACCACACAGACGAAGCACCGCTATGGCACAGACAGATTGTCATCAATCCATCACTTACCAACAGCAAAGTATTTGATTATATGAAGGTGGAACAATTTCAAAAACCTTTAATGTTTTGGCTTGACAGATGTACTACGCctcataaaatattgttttagtgGGAAATTGGAATGAAGAAGCAAGTTATTTGGGAGGCAACCGATATTAAGAAAGCTGGTTGCCAGctagaaaaaaataagtcaagCACAATAGTGCTCAGCTGAAGCTTAAAGAACAACTGAAATTATTCTGAACAGCTGACCCTGTCTCCTGCGGTATAATTGTCTCATGAGAATTTAGGAAAAGAGGAAACCAAAAAGTGACTGAAGAAGTGAAAGCAAGGATGTGATCAACTCCTTTCCAAACATTTTACTGCCACCTTCATTGGTTTCCATGCAGGAGAATGTACGAGATCAGATTGGCAGAAGGAAttcatgctttttgttttttatcaccgTCGTTTAGTGGTCACTTTTCAGACTTACATCTGCTGGTCCGAGGAGACCAGCACTCTCCCCGATGCTTTCTTCGATGTAGGTGCGCTCCTCGGCTGTGATGGTAGGGTGGACAGCCGGACTCTCATAGGACACCAGGATCCAGAACATGTACCACAATATCCCAAAACACCCTGTTAGCACAATCAGAGAAAGAGCATGGGGGCTGTAGCTACAAGCGGGGCTCAGGGTTACATTGTGAACACATGGCACAGCTGGCAAAGCAGAGAGGGTTCATCTGAGTTTAAGTTGGCAAAATTCTGGTAAGAATGTTTCCTCCATTTGATAAACCATGGGGGATATAGGAAATGGGTCTAGGGTGAGATGAGTCTGTAGTTTGCAAAAATGCCCATTTTGAGGATATTTGACCTAGACAGTAACATAAAAgataatgtcattttaaagctttctaacaaaaaagtaattgatGGAGACAAATGGtcaaattccccccccccccccccccccccccccctttttcacTTCAATTGGTATGACCCATAGTAGCTGTTTATTTTAGGTCTCTCTGTCAAACTTAACATAATAGAAACATTTGATGTTGAACATACCATAAACGTAGAAGACAGAAGACCACCCACTATATTGCACTAAGATCCCAGCTAAAGGCATGGCTATCACAGCTCCTGCATAGGAACCTGTCAAAAGAGAGAGATGGCATATTAAGGGGCCAACATACACATCGTGGACcacatacatttacatacattgCAGTCCAGGGATCTTTCAGATTCTAGAAATACTACAACTTATTTTGAATGGCAAACGTTTTCACCAGAAGTCTTTTTTTCAAGGTCATCAAAAAGACTTTGAGTCAAAACAATTGCCATTGAGAGTAAGTTTGTTTTAGTacaatatttctaaattcagcaagATTTTTTTGCAGCTAGTGTAAAGATTCATCCTTATGGGAGAAAGTTCCATGTGATAGAGCTCAAACAAAGCATTGGTCAAGAAACCATAAACTCCCCCAGTTGCACTTTAAATTGGTCTAGTGTGAAATGGGGGTTCCTCctgtattcatatatttaaatcaaatggTTTTCTGTACCACAGAAGGAAGTTGTAGCTAGTCTGCTTCTCTCCAACGGTGGGGCCCATTTACTCCATATTCCATGGCAGGCTGGATAGGTCACTCCCTGTAAAGAGAATCGGTCACAACCCCACTAAAGCAAACCCAGTTCCTAGTCCTTGCTGTTAAATTGGAAGGCTTAGAAAGAAGCATGAAAATGACAAACGTGTCTTACATTGAAGAAATCAAGAAAAGAAAAGACTTCCTTCCAGTTCAaggtttcttttagtgtttctgaaTTCAGCACTCCTGAGAGGTTAAAAGTTATAGCTGAAAATGGGAAAAAAAGCAGCTTTACAATCCCTAAACACCTGTTCTGGAAGCCACACTGCAATGAATGATCATCCAGGTTCATTCAGGCATCAGAATGGAGATTATTGAATGAAACATGCTTATTACTGGATGAATGAGTGCACAAGAATTGAATCACaacattgtattgtacagtactaaTTGGGATTAGTTTTCTGGTTATCAGTGTCGCCAGTAATTCCCCATTTTGAGCATTAGCTTCAAATGAAGTACAAATCTAGCGTTTTACTGCAAAAAGCTTGGCTCCTACATTTCTTTAGTGAGTGGTGGAGAGCAGTTTGCATTTACAGATATAAACTAACATACATGGATGTCTCCATATTTTGCTTTGCCATTCAAGAGAATGCTTTGCAGATTGGTTTTAATAGCATTCCACTGAAGCTCTGAGGCTGCTTGAGATTCAGTGTGACTCCCAGACAAGATTGAATTATAATGACATTGTTCCTGTAAATTAGgttttatttaagattaatggGTTCAATTACAGATTCGCAGCACATTTAAACAGATCAGTTAGTTATTAGGTAAGAAGAGATTTTTCTATTAAATTTGCATTATGTGTTAATTGCCAGACAATCAAACTATTGACAAATGTTAATTGCTAAGGTTTGttttggaaaccttttttttttttttttcaaattgacaTGACTTCCTTGCTTGAGGGTCACTTAAGGAAAGTTTATAAAAATGAATCCTTTCTCATCTGTATCAAAACAGTCTCTAGCTTTTTAGGGAATGTTTGCAagcactctttaaaaaaatagtccaTAACCATTTTCATCATGGATCTTCCTACATAATTGGGAATTGGAGTCGGTTTTATCAACTTAAATGGAGCTTTATGTCAGACATCCTTTTTTGTTAGTGGAAGGGGATTTGGAAATCAAACAAAAGGTAAGGTCCAAACTGAATGGAGTCATATCCCTGTTCTATCCCTCCGTGCTTACACAGTTAAATTTCACTAAATCACACATAACTCTACTGCACTGACGAATAGCACTCGACATTGCAACCCCAGGCTGACCTGCCTCCTTTGCACACAGCCTGCTTCTGCCCTGGGCTTGCCAAGGTGCAGGTAGAGGGTCAGTGGAAACATACCACACAGTGAGGGCCTGGGTCCGCTTGTGAGAGGCTTTTCAATCCAACTCTCCACTACTCTCCAACACAGTCCCTGATGGCTGATAACCTACAAAACCTGTGTGTTTCATCTACATGTTCCAATGGATGGAAAAATTATGATTTAATTATCCCCTGGGCATGTTTATTGAACAAAATGGCAGCTAAGCACCATCTTCACTTCGACATTtcctaattatttatttctttttttctatacgTCGAAGCTTTTAAAGCAATTgcgttttaattataaatacgggggggggggggggggggggggttttgtgttttttgtaaaattgctCTTGTATTTTTAGTTACTGAGATTATACTGCGGTGTTGCTTCTGCATCATTTTTTcacctgtttattttgtattcttgcAAAAGTCAATTTTCTTGACTGCCGCCATGGTGCCTGTGTTAAAATTGCTTCACAGAGTAATTAAAAAGGATTCCAACTTTATCACATTTTACATCTAACAGGTGTCGGCAGAGATGGCAACCCAGTCCCTCACAACATTAATCTCTTGAAATTACAAAGCAGACAGCTATTTCCTGTAGCATTGATTTAATATCATATTATACAAGTGAGTTGTGTAAATTAGTGCTGCAAATGGCACCTTTCTCTTTTACATTTGATATTTGCCTGCCAAATATAAAGTGCGCTGCAGGAAATCTGGGATTAGGGTAGTAAATTGCATTGTAAAAGCTGCCTGGTCTTTGGGGAAACTGGAGGAGATGGCTGTGCATAAAGAAACcacaagtagaaaaaaaaaatgttttactatttCTGTTATCGTGGCTAAGATTCCTTGCACTTTGAAGTGGCTCAATATTGTAAATACATATCAATAATGAAAAAGTAGCGAGGCATCTCCACGTACCTCGACGAGCCCCTGTAATATCCTGACGAAGATCACTAACCCGTAGTGCACCCGAGCCGCCGAGGGGATGAGCATGTTCAGAATCGAGGTGAAGAAGATAGCGGCACCAAAAACCCTGGAAGAGGAAGGACATCGTTCAGTGTCTGCCGCCAGAACGGCCAGGGGAAACTCGCACAGCAGATCTGCCATTGCCCCGTGTTCTCATCTTGCATTGTATTATCCTTGATCTCAGTTTACCACTACTGTACAAATTCCTTATCACACTTTTTGCGGTGCTTGCATATCCTTTATTATGCGTTTATCATGGTGGTATGCAACCGTTACGCTGTTGCAACATTTCATTGTGTGAGTTCCGTTGAATATAACCTCtgaaatttaaagtaaataaatgtaatttaataaattgcattgtatttacttatttatttatgtatttattatgctaACAAGCTGGGCAATAGCCCTTGCTAATGAACACAATTCAATTCACTGTAGCTAGTACTGTGGTCGGTCaagtccttgtgtgtgtgtgtgtgtgtgtgtgtgtgtgtgtgtgtgtgtgtgtgtgtgtgtggtgtgtgtgtgtgtgtgtgtgtgtgtgtgtatatcgcAATGGTCACTAAc
Coding sequences within it:
- the LOC121329599 gene encoding vesicular glutamate transporter 2-like, producing MDTIKERVFTPGKEGLKHFAGKSLGTLHRVLEKKQKTGEVIELTEDGRPQENKEKKAPLCDCTCFGLPRRYIIAIMSGLGFCISFGIRCNLGVAIVGMVNNSTTHQGDKIIITEKAKFNWDPETVGMIHGSFFWGYIVTQIPGGYISSRLAANRVFGAAIFFTSILNMLIPSAARVHYGLVIFVRILQGLVEGVTYPACHGIWSKWAPPLERSRLATTSFCGSYAGAVIAMPLAGILVQYSGWSSVFYVYGCFGILWYMFWILVSYESPAVHPTITAEERTYIEESIGESAGLLGPADKYKTPWRKFFTSMPVYAIIVANFCRSWTFYLLLISQPAYFEEVFGFEISKVGMLSALPHLVMTIIVPIGGQIADYLRTKNIVSTTTVRKIMNCGGFGLEATFLLVVGYSHSKGIAISFLVLAVGFSGFAISGFNVNHLDIAPRYASILMGISNGVGTLSGMVCPLIVGAMTKHKTREEWQYVFLIAALVHYGGVIFYGIFASGDKQSWADPELTSEEKCGFINEDELAEETGDITQGYSNLGMARTYGATTQLNGGWPDGWEKKEEYVQEGQDAHRYKQEEDYS